Genomic DNA from Caloenas nicobarica isolate bCalNic1 chromosome 18, bCalNic1.hap1, whole genome shotgun sequence:
TGCGCGGCAGCTGCCAAAAGCTCCCTGCGCTCCTGACCTCCTTCCTGGCCCCGCGGCCGTGCTCGCCGGCAGCTAATGGGCTCCGCTCATCCCACCTAATCCTGGgtgggggcagaggggctgctTAATTGGGGATCTTTGGCAGAGCCTGCGACAGCCGCACCGCCACGGCCAGTCTCGCTAACCGCCCGCCATGCTGCTGGCCagcagggacggggacagggctTGTCGGTCCCAGGGGACCCACAGGGTGTGGGGAGGTGGGTGCCCGGCGCTGGCGCAGCAGCAGGGCACGGGCAGCCATTCGGCAAAAATCTGCATCCCCGGTTATGCAACGTTGCTGATTTATTCATGCCTGAACCAGGCGCTGGCCTAGAAATTAGCCTGGGTGATGCcggggaggggcagggctgggaaggagccGGAGGACGGAGCCCCAGGGAGGGCTGAGCCCGAGGGTTTGAGCCCCAGGGGAGGCtgtgggagctgggctggcacccGGGACACCCAGGGGACCCTGCACGGGTGCTCACACCACAGCCCGTGACACCGGACAGGGTGCTGCCATCCTACACACGATCAACAGGGCTGCACAGAGGCACAAGCCCCTGGGACAGGCAGCGAGGGGGCTGAGCCCCTCTTCTCTCCTCATGCCAGATTTCTCATGATTTAAATCAATTTAACCACAACAGCGTCCAGTATCCAGCCGGGGCCATGCTgggatggagcaggagctgccggCAAATGGCTCTGGGTGCCCGAGTGGAGGCTGCGAAGGGCTGGAAGACGGAAGCGACGCTCAGGAAACGGTCGTTAGaaaaacaacagtgaaaataaGCACCGTGCCCAACCTTTCCCGGCAAAACAGGCTGTGGGCTGCTCCCCGGCCTGGCTGCTTGCGAGGGGGGAGCCGGGACCAGCACAGCGGCAGCTCAGCCAGGCCAGCCCAAGGGGAACGGAGCCGAGCAGgaccaggggctgggggagctgctcgCACCCCGGGACACCCACGCCAAGTGCCAAAGGGGCATCTGTGGGGTgccagcacccctgggtgcccTGGGACCatgtgtccccagggagctgcagccaggagccCAAGCCAGGACAAACGCCGGTGCTGGGAcacagctgagctcctctgcagcttcccagGGTGACAAAGGGCCCCTCTGTGCCCCCCGGCACCACGGCAGGGTCTCCCTGATGGACGGGGCACCTGACAGTGCCCACCCAAGTGCACAGCCCGACGGGAGGGATGGGAAACACCGTGGGACTGTGATGAGCAAACATCTGCTGGCCCAGCCGAGCCCCTGCTCCTCGGAGGGAAGAGGCCACAGCGGCACAGCCGAACAGCCCCGCCGAGAGGAAACGGacaccccagcccagcccaggtgTTTCCTGCCGCTGTCAGGGTGCGCTGAGAGATTTGCAGGTaccaggggctgcaggacaaATGCACCGGTGAAAAGTGGGGGACGCCAGTGATGCTCCCCTTCGCCCAGGGGACACAGACAGAGCAGTAGAAACCAGCACAGATTTATTGTCAAAACAACCACTGAACTCCTGAGggccccagcagagcccacagccGTGGCGCCAGGCAGGGAAAACCACgggtggaggggagggagccggcccggccccagccccacGCGCACGTCGGTGTCTGCTCCCCTGGTACAGTGGGGGGATGCGGGGGCTCATTtggcagccaggagctgctgccgctgctgctccaggagggTCTCCAGGCGGTCGGCTCTCTGCACAGCCGCCTGCAACAGAGCACGGGGAGGGGGAGCTGGCTGCGCCACGaagccccagggcagggggccAGGCCAGCTGCCCCCTCACTCACTTGGTACTGCTTCCGCAGGCTGCTCACGCTCTCCTCCTTCCGCACCACGGCCGTTTTCACCCTGAGCAGACGGACACAGAGGGGCTGAGGACCCCAGAACATGGGGCTGGACCCCCCACGGCGCTCTCAGCCCCACACTTTCTGCGTTTCAACCATGGCCAGGGCACGCATAAGGGACTGAAGGGGACAAGGGATTGAGGCGTCACTCTGGCTCTCAGAGTAGGCATCAGGACCTGGGAAAGCCACCGAGACCCATGTGCTCCTACAATAGCCTCTCGTTAGGGTGGGTGGCTCCGTATGAACACCAACGGGAGGGACAGCTCTGCCCCGTGCAGGAAACAAAGTGCTGCCCATTCACCTTCCACTTGCAAAATCCCTCCCCCACAGGCAGACCCAAGGGAAGAGGAAGATTCACATCCCTGCCTGACGCTGCACCTGGCTCCCAGCACTGTCTTCCCACTGAGCGCAGGATGGAGCAGAGACCCAGGGCAGAGCTAAACAGTGCCAGAGCCCCGCAGTGCCAGAGCCCCATGTGCTAGCACAGCCGCGAACCAGGTCTCGGGGTGCTGTGCAGCCAACAGCTGGGGTCCCCAGAGCGTTTTGAGGGTGTCTCAACTGCCCTCAGCCCCCGGGGCTGCGCATCAGCTGGCAAAGCCCTGACCGAGCAGCTCCCACAGGAGCCCTCACATCGCTCCACTGCCACTCATGTCCTCCAGacaagcacaggagcagccctggggacagggggacacagagCAGGCCAGACACAAGAGACAGGATTCACAGTGGCTGAGCCAGCAGCCAGCACGGGTGAGACTCTGCTGCCTGTTCTGCCAACAGGACTGGAAGCCACGGCCAAGGACGCAGCACCGCAGACACGCTCCTGCACCGCAGCCTCACCTCCTGTgcacctcctccagctccctgtccttctcccgCACCACCCTGTCCAGCTCCAGGCGCTGCCGGGCTCTcatctccaccacctcctcctttAGCCGCTTgttctcctcctctgtccccagcagcctgtccGCGAACTCCTGCCGGATCGCTTCTGCCAGGCCGCTCCGCTCCTGCACCAGCTGGTCCCTCACCTGCGGCGGGGCAGAGGTGACATCAAGGTGCTGACAGGCACAGgggatgggcagggagaggagccagAGCCCTGGGCACTGCTGCCCACCCACCTTCTGGatctcctccacctcctgctCCTTGTGCTTCAGCAGCCCCTGCAGACGAACGCTCTCCccttccagctctgccagccgTCCCTTCAGCTCGTTGCAGCGCTCCTGCAGCTTCCGCTCCGAccgctccagctcctgcagctccacctCATACTTGTCTCGGATCCTCTTGATCCTACCGGGAGGACGGGACGGCAGCCCGGCTCAGCCCAGCGCTGCAGGAGGGACCACCACACAGCAGCAAGGGGGGGTCTGCCCCACAGGAGATCCAGGGCTGTTTCCTCAGTGAGAGGTTAAACTTCATCCCCACCAGCCACTCCATCCTGCACTAAATGCCGCTCACAcccaccagctgcagcatccaGAGCTCGCCGGGGAGACGCGCAGGGCTCAGGGACCAGCCCGGTGGAGTTGGGGCTCACAGGCTGCCCCATCCCGCTCCCTGTACCTGTTCTCTGCCGCCCTCTCGCACTCCTCCTTGGCCGAGGACATGTCGGCCTCCAGGCGCTGGATCACCAACTCGATCTCTTtgtccctctccttcctcacctccTCCCGCAGCTCCCGCTCGCGGGAGAGCAGCCAGGCTtcctggggacagagatggCAAACGGTGCCTCGGTCCCCCTCGGATCTCCTCTATTGGAGATGGGCAGCCCTTGCCATTACCTCCTTCTTCACGTAGTTTGCCTCCCAGGCCTGCTTCtccatctccagctgctccttcagcatcTTCACTTCTGCCTGTGGAGAGACAAGACAAGCACTCAGCTCCGGCAGCTGCAGCATCCCGCACCCTGGAGCGGCCCCCAGCACCACCCTAGTGGGGATATGGGGCTCAGCAGTGCTGGCACATGTCACCACAGCCATGCCGCTGGGGACTGGACCAAGAACAGCGATTCAGGGCCCAGAGGTGAGGGGAAAACCAGACCTGATGCCgcctctcctgctcctccttctccttcacaTACTCCTCCTTCAGCGCCCGGGTGACGGCCGAGCTGCTCGCCTCCAGCTGCCGCCGCAGCTCCTCCACCTCTGCTCGCTGCCTGCCCGCAGAAACCGCAGCTCCCAGCGCCCGTGCCAGCCCCGCCACGCTGCCCTCAGCCCCCAACACCAGCCCTCTTCCCACCGAAGCCTCGCTGGGGGAGCCCAGCCCCGGGCGCACTCACCTGGCCGCTTGCTGGCTGAGCCGCTCCTTCTCCTCGGCCACCTCGGCGTAAAGCCGtcgccgctgctgctgcagtgcctgctcctcctgctccagctgctgctcacacCTGCAGGCAGAGCGGCCTCAGGGATGTGCCCAGCTCTGGGcgtccatccgtccatccacctccacctgccccagcccatcctttctgcagctgcccaggggctgggctgaTGCTGGAGGACACCCCTGATGCACCaccatagaattatagaatcatttttgttggaaaagaccctcaagaccacacagtccaaccgttccccacccctggcactgccccatgtcctgagaacctcgtctccgtctgtccaaccccaccagggatggtgactccaccactgccctgggcagcctgttccaatgccccacagccctttggggaagaaattgttcccaagatccaatctaaacctcccctggtgcaactcgaggccgtttcctctggtcctggcgcttgttcctggggagcagagcccgactccccctggctccaagctcctttcgggcaggtcagagatcagaaggtctcccctcagctcctgttctccagctgaacccccagctccctcagccgctcccatcacactgtGCTCCCGACATCTCCCCCTCCCAGGCTGGCAGAGAGGAACGAGCTGCTCCCCACTGATATGCAGGAATGCAGCAGCACATGCTGTGAGCCCCAAACCCCGCTGCGCCCCCGCCGCACGGCCGCACCGCTGCCGGgcccgctcccgctcccgctggctctgctcctccttctcccGCTCCAGCAGGTCCCGCAGCTCCTCCGCCTGCCGGCCATAGCGCTGGGCAGCCCGTTCATCCGACTGCAGCAGCTCGGCCTCGTGCAGCATCTTCAGCTTCTTGATGTCCTGCTTGTGCTTGGCGATCAACTTCTGGATCTCCGGCTCCAGCCCTGGCACGGTGGGAAGGACGGTTACGGCtcggccgcggggctgcccggaCACCAGCACCGGTGCCAGCAGCTTCTGCCGGCACAGCTGCTCTCTGGACCAGCACGGACACAACCCCTGCACCCACCCGACCCTGCGcccacccagccccagccgCCACCGAGGGAACCTGCCCACACCTTTCACCGTGATTTCTTTGATCTTTTTGGTTTTCTCATCAATCCACTTCTCCCGCCTGATTTTCTCAGTTGCGCTCATCAGTTCCTTCAGTTTCTTAATCTCCTGTTTGGAAGCAAACAGGGAAATGTCAGAGACAAGGTAGGGGAGAAAAGCCCATCAGCCTGGGAgtggctgctgagggagctgcagACGAGCAGACGTCTCGAACCGCACGGACTCGCATGGCCCCGGCCAGGCGCGTTCCCCAGCCCAGAGCCGCAGCCTTGCGCCCTCCCTGCGCCCTCCCTGCGCCGCCTCCTCTCCCGGGATGGAGCTGCCACTGCCCCACAGACCCCGAGCACAGgccgaaagaaaaaaaaccctcggGAAAGCGCTCGCTGGCTGCGACATGAGAGCTCCGacagaggggagaggagaaccAGGGCTGCTGCGCCCTCGCACGCAGGGCAGCCCGTCTGACAGCAGCTTTGGGTGGGAGGTGAAGATGATTCCTCCTCCAGCCTTCCCTCTCCCTTGGCGGGACAGAGGGACACACAGACCTCCCAACACCGTGGTACCACCGCAGCCCaactcctgcagcagcccaaaACCATTCAAAGCCTCGGCGGCCGCACAGCCCACATACAGCATTTGCTGTCATCTCCTCTTGTGCCGGCGGTTCCCTCCTCAGCGGAACAGCCGGAGAACCCCCAGAGCCCGCTGCCCGCGGGGCTCTGCCCTGGCAAAAGCTGATCTCAGCACTTGGCCACGCACGTCTGTACTGGGGTTCCTGGCGAGGAAGGTGCAAAGCCCAGCCTGGCCAGAAACGGCTCCATTTCGGCACAGGCAGGTGATGTCCATGCACAGGACCTGGGATGTGTCACAGCTCCAGAGGATGAACGTGTGGCAGAACACGCCACGGCCACCGcacagagaggagcagggaacagCCGGGGCCACCTGCACAGCCCAGGACTCActcttaggggaaaaaaagggcaggaaaaTTGGCACAGGGAGATGGGAGAGTctgaaggcagcagctgagTGTGGGGCCAGGTGACGGGTTGACAGGATGACACGGCTCCTTCCcggggctctgagcaggggggtcccagcccagtggagcccgagCAGGTCAGGGCATGAGAGCACAAGTGCAAGGcacaaaaaagagcaaagaccACATTTACCTCACAAAAGGGGCCCAAAGTGCGCCAGACctggggagaaagagaggggGGGATGGAGAGAGAAGGGGAATTGCGGAGCCACAGGGCAGATGGGACGGAGAGAGGCAAAACCGAATAGCCATGCGTACGCGAGAGcagcgggcggggcgggcaggggtcCCATGGGAACGAGGGGGGCACAACCAAACACACCGAGGGCCCGGCAGCACCGCCAGCGATGGCAGCGCCGGGACGGGGGCAGAGCCAGCCCAGGCATGCCGCATGGCAGCTGGACTCGAAACTCAGGCTGGAGCAGCGCAGCACAGCGAGCCACGCAAGTCTGCGCTCTGCTCGCACAAGGGCGTCTGTCTGAATGGGCTCAGAGCGGTGCGAACGCCTGCCCGTGGCAGAGCCCCGGCAGGAGCACCGAGGGCGAGCCGAGCTGCGAGCCCCCAGGCTGCCCCCTGCCCGACACGGGGCGAGCTGAGCTGTCCCCCCTTGGGagctccctgcagctcctcgAGTGGGCAGCACGTCCCCGAGGTACAGACCCACTGCGCAGGCTCACGGGAAAACACTCTCTGTGTTTGGGTGCTGGTCCGGTGAAACCCACAGGGGTCTGGTAATATTGCTGCTACACCCCGTGTTCCTTCATAACTTCATCCCCATTTAGCTCCAAGAGCATCCCCGCTCCTCGAAGGGACTGGAAGTCGCGCAGCTCAAGAGGATCTGGCCACAGGGACAAAGTCCCCCAGTTTGTGCCAGCATCTGCTGTCGGCTCTGCCGAAGTGAGACCCGCCGCTCACAGCCCCGTCCCAGTGGGACATGTGGGTCTGTCCCAGCAGAGCCCCCGGGAGTGGGGACTATCCCTCCTCGGTCCCACGCTCCTGGTTCTGGGCAGCGGGGGACAGGAGCCTCCTGGGGAGCCAGGGCAAAGCTCCGCGGGTGACACGGACTTTCTGCGCACAGAGAAAGGCTCCCCAGAACAACTGAGCCCCACCAAGGTGTGAGAGACCGCACTGCTCCAGGCAGAGACCATATTTGAGCAAAACCACCCAACTCTGGCCATGGCACGtctcctctccctgtcccccaccGTCCCTGTTCCCTCACCAGCTCGTGCTGCTCCTGCATCTGTGTGAGCTTCTTGCTGTACTTCTGGTCCACCTGTTTCAGCTCAGCCACCACGGCCTCACACTTCTCACTCAGCACCTTCTTGTCATCGATGAGCTGGGCAGGGCGAAGAAAAGGCATCGGGCAGCCGGGCTGGGTGCAGCCACCTCTTCCTCTGGCTTTGGAGGCACCAGAGTTGGGGTGGGAGATGACTACCTGGTCGATGAAGGCCAGGTGCCGCTGGATAGCTGCCTCGTACTGCTCCCTCTGAAGCTTCAGCTGGTGGCCAAGCTCCTTTTCAGTCTGTTTGACGTGTTGGACAGTCAGTTCCCTCTGCTGAGCCTGTTGGATGCAGGAACAGCCACAAGGCATTAGGGGGAGAAGTTACACCAGGCCCGGCACATGTACAGGAGATAATACCGACCGACCCTGGAAGGCACTGCAGGCCAGAGCGAGGAGGAACGGAGCTAAATCCGAGTCCCTGGTACTCACAGGGACCTGGCTCCTGCCCGGCTGTCAGTGAGAACACCTGCACCCCCGTGGGACCCAGGAAAGGGGCCCAGCCAGGTCCTGGCCGAGGGTGGGCGTTAAGGGAGGTTTTCAAACTGGGGGGCAGCAAGGAGAAACCAGACCAAAGCCCCCACAAGAGGGGGAAGGACGCTGCAGATCGTTCTCCCGCTAATGGAGACTGGGACTGCGGGTGCCCAGGAGCCTTCAGCCCAATGGCGCCTCAGCACCACCCAGGAACCGCATGGTGCTTTGGGGACACAGAGCCCTGATCTCACACTTCGAAGCCACCGCCCCAAGAAACATCTGCCCAGGGCTCTTGGCCTTTGTTTCCCAGCAAGCAGGCGCGTGTGGCTGACGCACCAGGGCTGTCTGCAGCAGGCTGACGGCTCGTTTCTTCTCCTCCACTTCCAGCTTCAGCCTCATGATGGAGCTTGTGACCTCCGTGGCAACAGCCGACGCCTGCTCCAAGTGAGCCAGCTCCTCTTCCAGGAGGAGACCCTGCCACAATGGAAAAGATGATTAAAAGGTGGTGGGGACCAGCTGGAACCAAACAAGGAGATGGGAGaccctccccaccacctccccagCACAGACGGATTCACCTCCCGCTGCGTGGCTGAGGCAGCCGAGCAGGGCCGCTCCTGCTCCGACTTCTCCATCTCATCCAGGAAGCTGATGATGCTCTGGAGTTTGGCCTCGGAGAGCAGGGCCCCCTCCTCAGGGACCCCTGGCGAGTGGTTCAGCTTCCCAAACTTCTCCAGGTTGTCAGCAGTCAGGGAATTGGAGCTGGGCTCCTGCTGGGCAGACAGCGCTGGGAATGAGCACTGGGGAGACGAGCTGCTGGCTCTCCTGGAGCTCGGTCCTCCCACTGCACCCCAGTAACCGGCTTTATCCCCAGTGCTGACCCCGCTCCCGCCACAGCCCTCGCGTGGTTTTACTTCTCCTTTCAATGCCCAAGCCCCAGCTGCATCAAACTCCTCCACAGTGCCTTCAAACTCCTCCACTGCCTTCTCTGGCAGTGAACCAGCTGCGTTTCTTGCCCTCCCAGTACACACCGGGACAGCAGCCATAGAGGAACCCACTCTGCATCCATCACTGGCCGGGGATGATGAgaccagcccag
This window encodes:
- the CEP131 gene encoding centrosomal protein of 131 kDa isoform X6 yields the protein MELGKEGAGAWGESQEQRVCFAECAPDHPHPSRPLRSTMKSTRSSSSCPGAGSATADLSLTGLPAPVSRRPSSACPAKPMARSVSVTTDGKPQRNALEDTGSRAMNNLRRSSSTTQVNQRVNSAHSSEQTGDFLSFLESASGGRKKPAGLSKTSLEKKTTWNILDDQPRVFPGTTGPRGLEPPTGMRRKEAAVLLAANFTANNRSNKGAMGNCVTTMVHNNYSTAEKGPAPKSSNQAPSSLNNVIKATSNEDGESSSFVKSQKNFSSNNIMTHNNNSSGSGQPRRREVTEEEAERFIQEVNSAAVTIQRWYRRHAQQRRAAAAALGRLLASKREERQQQMEEGNILDLQERKDEDRRKIREEKARLARRAAIQELHQKRAQKALGSKHLAEEELVLVKESRRVAKKKPAKPTSARNVSPAGSITKANNAEANFHSVAAEPEESGFTELRFVPSRDPGAEDKLQDVSSRETGGEELEMVVTAVSRAQSKVTLNELLDTLRLLEEEPELLPPPKLLKKDRYAWMDGEPSSNSLTADNLEKFGKLNHSPGVPEEGALLSEAKLQSIISFLDEMEKSEQERPCSAASATQREGLLLEEELAHLEQASAVATEVTSSIMRLKLEVEEKKRAVSLLQTALAQQRELTVQHVKQTEKELGHQLKLQREQYEAAIQRHLAFIDQLIDDKKVLSEKCEAVVAELKQVDQKYSKKLTQMQEQHELEIKKLKELMSATEKIRREKWIDEKTKKIKEITVKGLEPEIQKLIAKHKQDIKKLKMLHEAELLQSDERAAQRYGRQAEELRDLLEREKEEQSQRERERARQRCEQQLEQEEQALQQQRRRLYAEVAEEKERLSQQAARQRAEVEELRRQLEASSSAVTRALKEEYVKEKEEQERRHQAEVKMLKEQLEMEKQAWEANYVKKEEAWLLSRERELREEVRKERDKEIELVIQRLEADMSSAKEECERAAENRIKRIRDKYEVELQELERSERKLQERCNELKGRLAELEGESVRLQGLLKHKEQEVEEIQKVRDQLVQERSGLAEAIRQEFADRLLGTEEENKRLKEEVVEMRARQRLELDRVVREKDRELEEVHRRVKTAVVRKEESVSSLRKQYQAAVQRADRLETLLEQQRQQLLAAK